GATTATGCGCCtaggaagaatgatgggtgtaacgttaagggataagaagagagcagattgggtgagggaacaaacgcgagttaacgacatcttagttgaaatcaagcaaaaaaataggcatgggcagggcatgtaatgaggagggaagataaccgatagtcattaagggttacggactggattacaagtGAAGGGATgaatagcagggggtggcagaaagtcaggtgggcggatgagattaagaagtttgcagcaacagcatggccacaattagtacagggctggggtagttgaagtatgggagaggcctctgcccggcagtgggtgtaaccaggctgatgatcacACTGTAGTTCATTCGAAGTCGAAGATGAAACCAAAACCTTTAGTTCCGGTAGTTGGCAATCCGCGTTAAATGATTTCTGTAGCCTACGACGGAATAGACACTTAGGCATGAGGGTGTAGTAGTGCCGTAAACATTCTTAGccaactcaccccccccccccctttgatgATGTAAACAAAGGTGCATTCACATATACGACGTTTGCCTGCAGTTTTAATGCTGATTGCAGTAGCGTCATTAGTCATCCTCAGGAGGATTATGTCGCAATTTCCCCGTTTTGCATGTTGCCTTTTCTTTTCAGCTTCGTATGAGGGAGCTTAGttatgaaatgcatgtcccactcgtCGAGCTTgacctaatgcatccaaccaagctgttaccACCTAGGGAGTTGCAGATGGTATAATGAGATATATCCTTTTTAGAActaacaaaacacgcaccagagatcgaattccgaatgcatttcctagaacttcagtagAAGCACttctgcgcagagttctacacagacgcttcgaagtcaaatgccggggcgTCCTCTgctgccgtcggcccatccttctcagaatccgatgtactgcactCGGAAACAAGGATCTTTACGGTGTATGCCTACACATTACTGTCTGCAGTGAAGCATATAGGAAAATCAAAAGTTCAAAACTCAGCGATATATCCAGATaccctaagcgtcgtgaaggccttgtcactctatacacacaaaaattCAGTACtcaatgaactctattccgtcttgtaTAAAgcatacatatctaaccagcatatcatatgctgggtacctggccataggagcatcaATGGTAACGTTttgcggacgagatggccacgtcaatcgcatcgcaagccATTAACCCTACCGTTGAGGTGCCTggcacagatctgaggcctttcttacgaaagaaactgcgaaaccactggcaatgcATGTGAGACGCAGAAATAAATGagctccacctgataaagccacagttagggtTCTGGCCCTCTACAACAAAATTGCGATGAACAAATGTgctgttctgtcgtctcagaataagACACATAatttggcacccacaattttcTACTCACTGGAtttgaacctccaacctgtggtagaagGGGGGAAAGGCTGACCGTATTGCTCGTCCTCCTGAGTGTCGCGAAGTccaatctgagagaaagagacatttttctttagcataccACCAACatattcctcttcatcctgcaatgtttctcggtccagcATCGCTTTTTATTATAGTCACAGTCTAGCTTTCCTCAGTGATGTGGTCTTACAagttattagtcccatacattcgtagcatttcctctcttcagaggatgcctgTGTTATAGTCCTACTGTAGAGCACATGTCTCCGGGCCCTTGTGTTTCAGGGGCTGTGGTGAGGCAGTTGTGCTGCAGCTAATTTTTGCATCTTCCTTGTTCTGTATATCATATGATTCTTCCGCAATGCAGTGTAAGACTCATAATACTAGTTAAGTTTTGTTCTTTTCCTTGAAGTCGACCGAAGTCTCTTCTAGgtgattatcggcgttgatgaagcaggaggcaggatggaggtaacaaaacttgaagatatattgcaacggaaatatttacacactcaaatacagagttagcaaaagaacactgatacaaaacacacaagtaaacagcgccttactcttctactttttcttaagttagagcctaggacaactgtcactacatacgactaaccgagtctcactgttctaccactaagggtttacggcccagactagcattGCAAcgttgccaatgagagttgacagtttcttaagccacaacccaaagggatgggcttgcTCTGAAAagtaaatgtattggaaaaaaccctgttttccctcttcccacagcTTCGTTTTCCTCTCCTATTTACACGTGGTCACtgacggcctcggcaaacacgTCAGACACGCACGacttattgaggccatctcgcacctcagcagcgtttctagccagcagggGGCTAGAAACGCCGTAATCTTattgcacgtagattttacgcactttgcaGGGACtattttttaggcccctttaaAACCGCGTCCCATGaacttcacagaactcatcattccacTGCGAAATCAGTAACACTGTTTCGGCGCTCTTtcgccatacctggcccttgcgccactaaacaacacacattcattcactCAACCCCAGCAGTTTTAATGCTAATTGCAGTAGCGTCGATGGTCATCGTGAGGAGGATTCTTTCGAAATTTCTGGCTTTTAGGTTTCTAGCGTTTTCCTTTCAGCTTCATGTAACTTCTGCGCCATTATAGGGAGTATGTGCACCTAGCTACAATACTTGCAGCGCTTTCCATACACTTCCCACTTTTAACGTGCTTTGCGGCTTTCTGTTGCATAGTTTAGCGACATTGTCGCATGAATTACCACTTCCCCATTTCTTTCCAAGCTGATGTGCTGTCTGCGATACGACTCTTACTGTGCGCattaagaattttttttattattgtccGATAATCTATTCTTGGTATACACAGAAACAATTGCTAGGAGAGCCGTTTTAGTGCTCGTAATGAGCTGGTAAACCTGCAGTGCATACAGCGGGTGCCTATGCACTTCAGCTACACGAGTCAATAAAAGGGTTTTGGATAACCAATATCTGAAAGGCGAGTACGTATTTCGATGACACACCTGTGTTATAGACGGTCAATAAATTAAGGGCAtacgtaaaacaaaaaaaaatgaatcccTCGGTAGAAATGCGTGCTCGCAATCTTTCAGTGTCGTCGTCTGCGTCTGACTATTTCTGCTGCTCGTAATAGGCGAACAATAAGCAAGGACTTCGTGAGGCATCTTGTGTGTTTATTACTTGATAACACAGCAAATATATAGGGTCAAGCTTTTCACGCACAAGAAAATGACATGTCGTTCTTCCCTTCGAGCACTGTCGTGTTCTGCGTGTGGTTTGAGATAAAACGTGATAAGCTTATGAAGAATCCAACACTGCACAATCTTGATTGTTCTCGGCTTCCTCATCGCCACGGAAGAAGCACCGCGCACAGCAGTGAAGTCTCCCTGCCACTAAAAGCCTCTTGCCTTGCACCATAAGCATGAAATATCCATTCCTGACGAAGTGCCCTAACGCTACAGCGAATGAACACCTTTGCTGTACTCTTATGCCATACAGGTGCCCCTGACAATGGCAGCAGAAGTTGCCAGCCTCTGGGGTCCATCAGGGGCATTGATATCGTAAGGCCCACCACGATCCACGCTCGCATGGAGGAAGCATCAGCCAATATTGAAGATGGTGCCATGTAAGTTCATATTTAGAAAATTTCCCTTAAAAAGCAACTTAGAGAGGGAAGGAATTTTTACTCGGTATAACAATGATGCCTCTACATCGTAATTTCTCCTTCGGAGGGCAAGCTCTGATGGCTGAAACAGGTACTGCATCAGTAGTGTAGAGCCTTCGGCTGGTGCGGCGATGCCGGCCAAGCTGGCATTATTAGAAACGACGTACAAAGTAACACCTCATGACTCGAACCAAACCATAACATTGCATGAGCCATGTGAACAACCGCGAGAAGAATGAATAGAAGTATACAAGTAAAAACCACATTACCGCAAGAATGACGACCAATGTTCATCTAGTGCTTAGCGTAGACATTTCAAACGGGCAACAGGCTGCACAAAAGACATACACTGTATGCGCTATCTCTGCTCTACTGCCCGTTGTAATTTTCTACACTTCTACCAGCAATACCTTAACTCAACGCTTTAAGCGTTCATGAACTTGCCGAGAAAACCCACACAAAATACTAACTTCTTCTGCAGCATATGTGATCCAGTCAACAGCAAAacactgcagtatttgttgcgtTTGTGCTTGTTGCGTATGCGGGGAGTAGACTAGGTGTTTGTCGTTTCCCCGGCGCCTTCGGTACGAATGGTGTGCAGTTCGAATGCAATTCCCATGTTAAATGCCTTCCTACAAACACTGCAGGGAAACTTGAATACGGAAATTTTTCTTCGTATTCGAAATGTGAGGCTTCACTTAAGACATGGTGTTCGACGAGGAGTCGGTCCACCTACACTTGTCAGAAACAAAGCGAAGATTTCTTCTTTTCGCCATTTCTATTTCTTAAAACGAGCGCCTCAAGTTGCTAATTTTAATGGCCTATACCCGCAGAAAAGCCAATCTAGTGCAGTGCGAGAAAGATGCCATCATCAGGAATGTCTCATACCTCCGTAATAAAGCAAGGTTGTAACGGCGGAATATGAATGAAGGTAGGAAACatcgaacgaacgagcgaacaaACGATCGACGGAAAAGAAAGAACCAATGAAAAGAACAAAATCACCTTTAGGTATTCCATTAGCTTCTCGCATGTGGTGTTGAGGAGGTCAACCTACAGTGGCTAACGTTAACTTCATACTGCAGCTCACTATGTGTGACCAGTCACATCCAACAAGTTTGGGCATTAGCACGTGTGCAGCAGGTCTTCATCTTCATGTGTTAGTAGAGTGTACCATGGTACCGAACTTTCTTACTCTTCCCAGCATACAATCCGTCCTCAAAAATTCACCGACCATTAGGAAAATCCATAATGCGATATTTGAGAGAAGCTgtgcacgtgttttcatttcgataTATACTGAGGCAAATATATTGACAGACCCGTATCAGAGGTCAAGGCTGACGGTTTTTGTAAACGACTGATCGAAGGATCCTGTGTAATAGCTGGTGCTGCTTGGCTTCCATAAAATCCTGAACAACTTGCATCGTGCGTAAAATACGATTGCAAAACAATCGCAAAGCAAGACAACCAAACCAAGCAATCCAAACAAGCATAAGCAAGAACCGACACGAGCTGATCATAGTGCGAAATGCGCGCTGTGGCTGAGACCATATGCTAGTATGAAACGAGAGGTCGGGCGGGTCAGCATCAAACCAGTTTTCCGCACTCGTGTCACTGAAGGGCCAGCTCTCATAAGTTTCAGGTTCTCAGCCGTTCAAGGCTCACGTCTTCAGCCtatccgcgttcgctctttcatctttcgctgttgtgGTCGTTCGGTCTGGTATgccaccgacgctcgccgcaggagctTCGTCATAAAATGGCTAGGTATATCAGCCGACGCAAAACAGACTTTCGCAATGCCAAATGTCTCACTTCTGAATGCACGTTTCTGGTCGTTAGCTTGAGTACTCCTTGAGACCATGTTGAAGATGGAGTTGTACTTTTAATACTTAGACCGCGTATTTTTTTAATGACCATCACTGACAGATATATATACTTTCCTGAACCTGTTTCAAGTAGGATATAGACGACGTATTAGATAAAGCAAGGCTTCTGTTATGCTTACATCTCCAAAGAGGAAAGTTCTGGAGTCCAAAAATCTAGAGTCCAAATAGAGCGCTAaatatgaatgcagcaacttagCGCTTAAATTGAACGAGTCGACTTACCATTAACGCCCGATTTAGTTCTTCAAACTCTCAGTAAGGAAAAATGTGCTTTTGTTGTCCCATAAAGAGAGTCGGCCATTTAGAGCTAATTTGTCCATACCCTTGCAGGAATGCTACCGGATCCGTAGAACGGGAACAGCAAGAGTCCAGCGGTGTCAGTGCAAAGGTTTCCAGCAGACGGGACACCCTACAGGGGCTAACCTATGAACACGCACGCGCTCTATCGTCTGTCAAGAAGTCGAGCCGCCAATGTGAAAAATGTGGTAAATGGTTGAGCAGCGCTGGTTGTCTAACTGTGCATTACCGCACCCATACCGGTGAGAAACCCTACAAATGCGAAATATGTGGTAAATCAGTCGCGAGCACGTCGCATCTCCGTAGTCATCAACGGATTCACACAGGCGTGAAACCCCATACCTGCCAAATATGTACTAAAGCATTCAAAAACAAAGCGGAACTTAAAGGTCACCTCATATCACACAGTAACGACAGACCTTTGGTTTGCGACATATGTAATCTCTCCTTTAAGCGCAACTCAGAACTCCTAAGACACCGCAAAAGAATTCACGAGGGCAAATTGCCATACGAGTGCAAGAAGTGTGGATTTCGGTCCTCAAAGAAAGGAAGCATCGACGCACATGTCTGCAAGAATATTAGGTGTGAATTGTGTAAAGCGTCATTTACAGATGCACCTCAACTGATTGCACATCTCGTGGTGCAtacgggtggggggggggggcagtcgtAACAGGGTGACTAGTGCGCAAGTGAAGTAAGTCGCCCATGGGTATTTCTTATTACCGCGACCATGAAGCTTTTCAGGAAAATAACGCTGACATTCTCCAACAGGGGCGAGAAACTGACCCAACGCATTGTGTGGAAAGACGGGCTTCTTTTAACTTTTAAAACTGCTGATTGAAATGCAACACATAAAGGATGACCCTTGATTTTTCGAAATTACGTGACAAAACGACGTCTCAAGCACAATTTGCGATGCTTCAATGTCTAAGTATACTGTTGGTCCTGGCTTTTTTTCGCAAAACTATGTTGCTGGGCAACGTAGCTTTAGGAAGCTCATTTGTAGACAAACCCTAATGGGCTGCAGCTTTGTGTAACATGATGGTTGAATGTTCGCGCAAGATCCTTGACACCTCGTTTAGTTTTGTACAAGTGTTTTGACAGTGTACTAGTAAACATCCTTTAGCTAACCATGCTTTTAATGATTCTGCAGTGTGAATAGAAGGGATTCCCTCACATGAGGAACCCTTTAAAAATGAGGCGCTGTAGTGTTGTCCAATAAAAACTAATCACTGCTAATAATTGAGGCCCTTAGGCCTTGCTGCTTATCAGAAGCAGCTTTTACAGTATATAGACGACGGCATAGGAACATTTCTTTCGCTTACAAATTGTTCAATACACGTAATGTTTTGGTTCTGTTTATGGTTCATGTATTCATACCAAAGATTTTAGTTCTTTATCGTGCTGATGTCAACAGCGAGACTGTATTAGACTCAAATCATGTGGAGCTCCACTATATATGTTCTTTCACTACTAATATTTTAATTATTGTTGTATTGAGGTGGAACCTCTGCCAGTTTCAAAGAGCAGTTTCTTATTCACTGGGAAGTCGTCCCTTTTAACTTGCGCTCCCCTCTAATTACAGCTGTGGAATTTTCAGCCTGATGTGACAAACGTATCTCTGCGAGCAATCACAGGACGATTGAGATAGTTTTTAGTTATGTTACTGACACGCGTACTTCTATATCTTTTTTGAATGAACGCATTTCAGCGAATAAAAAATGTTAAGGTACAGCTCGGGGCATTATGCACGAGCATGTATCAGAGCATTCTGCTATAGTCGAGCATGTTGTAATCAAATTGCACGCGCGGCGCGAATACAGTTGTGCATTCTGGATGGCACGCGAGCGCGAATGATAACGCTGGAATCTTCTACGAAAAAAAGTGAGAATAGCCGTTACTCGTTAACCACAAATCGTACCTTCAACGATCGACTCATGTACCCGGCACTATCTTTCTGCCCGAATGTAACTTGTTTGTTGGTTCCGGTTGGCTCAATAAAAAGTATTTCATGACTCATGGTTCTTCGGACTCtgttgttcaccgtcactacaacatgACATTTGGTATATGTGCTTTGTGGAAACTGAATAAACCCTACCAGCCATGAAAAAAACGTGAACATCGTTATCGACGAGGGTGCTACCAGCAGGCTGCGGCCATCGCCCGAGTACGGACCTCTGCCCCGGGAGATTACGAAGATCGTGACCCAGACAACAGCCACAATGAGTGCCCATGTCACCTGAAGAGACGTGTGCTGCAAAAGTCAAGGAAGCCACTGATCATTCGCGGATGACTGTTTGGTGTTCTCAAAAGCTGGCCGGACACCTACTCAAGAATCGCTGTTTAACAATGAAAGGATGAAAAGCTGTGGTCTCGCAGCTTACATTTTTTACACCATTTCACCGATTACAACACTTCTACAAGCATTCACGAGCGTCATGCTTAAAGAGTGGGCTGAAGTTAAATGAGAATAGCGTTATCTTTAGGGCGGAAATCAACTGTTAATTTAGCAACATCGACCCGCGAGAGTTTTTAAGCAAGTGGTTTGCGCCGGAGTGATATGTAAACCGGCCAATACCATTACGAAATTTCTAacggacggagagagagagagagagagagagagagagaaacttcattgtgattctaaagatttgaaggaggggtggtcggagcctctcagtccagggccccactggcctctgccgcctgcctgacctggctaattaaggacttttgtcctgccagatcggagcgggcgagctgtgcctcccactgctacattgtcctactggtgtttggcctatgagggtgcttagtgcactcccaggttatgtgcattagggtaggtatgccaccacaccaaggacagttggccctataacgagtgggatacatggcgtttagcaattttaaatgggggaacaccccggtctgtatttgacgccaatcggcggcctcttccccgttaagttgtgggtgaggcggcgagtattttcttcggactccacgctgatgagcaaggatgtctttggcatttaaattggtggaattttgtgatgggtagtgtGGGTGGtcggggttagaagaggacgccgtcgctcggttagtgaaccctcgagataacgcgttagccttttcgttcccctgtactcccgcgtggcccgggcaccagagtaggcgatgatggtggttgaaggatttagggattatcgcgaggctagccgcagtcacgtgccccttgagaaacatgcgacatgtctcctgggagtccgtgaccacgaccgagtccctttgcgaacgctccgcgggagcgagtgcgatcgccactgctaatatttcagccgaggctggggatcccgccgtggccgacgcggtaatttgctgttggctgacagcgttcacgactgccagggcgtacctcctttggtagcgctgcccggtcgtgtctgcatacagagctgcgtccgtgtagtacgtgttgtacctatggttgttagagtaggctgattgaatgtgttgtgcacgtgctttgcgcctttctttgttgtactctggatgcatattctttggaattggggctactgtaattttggatctcatcgaaggagggagaggtagggcctgctctgtgagataaatggggtatgctgggatattgagtctagccaatattgccctaccagtttttgtgaagctgaggcgctccctctgtcgcatcagggtggcttgcctcagttcgtcgaaagtattgtgcactcccaaagctaacatgcgctccgttgaagtagatttaggcaggcccagagcagctttgaaagcggttcggattattgtgtcagcctgcttttcctcctccctgttcaggatttggtacggtaagccataggttattcgactaaccactaaggcctgtacgaaacttagggtatcgtcttctcgcattcccgcttttcgatatgtcacgcgacgtatcatttgggctatgttgttggctgtgcatttgagggtcttgagtgtctctAGTGCTCTCCcatcgctctgaagccacaaacccaggactcgcatcgtgggtacctctcggactgattggccctcaaccacgatgttaatcgatcctctggatgtgtagcctttcgcgtgtatccggataacctcagatttttcgggtgcgcactgcaggccactccatctagaaaatttctccaccgctgatactgcactttggagcgtatattccttatcccctagtgaacctctgctcgtccacagcgcgatgtcgtctgcgtagagcgtgtaacctaggtcgggtatccgatccagatcacgcgcgagtcgacacatcgcaatgttgaagagaagaggagataatatagctccttgaggtgttcctttgtcaggcattttaaataaatccgaagtgatttggccaatactgatgctcgcctcgcggttggaaagaaacgctcttaagtaattgtatgtgcgctcaccacaacccgcgagttcgagttcttccaatattgcggcgtgagagacgttgtcaaatgctcctttaaggtctagtgctaggactagtctctcgtcgccgtacggtatattagttagaatttcatctctaagtaggaggaacgcgtcctggcgagataaacccgtgcgaaatcctatcatggagtccgggaaccagctccactcttccaggtatcgctgcaatctgctatggatagccctttcatagagcttacctaggcaggacgtgagcgacaccggccgtagtgtatcaatcgagggattcttttttggtttggggatcatgattattttagccaatttccactcttggggcaagtctcccttggcccagcactcgctattaaatacctttgtgattttcgctagggctaccgaatccatgtttcgaatcattgcatttgtgatcgagtctgggcccggtgcagagtttttaactgcggattgtgccgcctcatagACTTCCGCGTAAgttatatcttcgtctaatttagggttcgcctaccccgcgtattgtctcctcgcggACGACGATGCCGTagcaggtgagggtcctatgtactttttctgaagcgcatgaacgagatcttggtctgaaccctcgaagttgtctgctataatttggagcttcttgttgttctcattacgcgtgctcatcgggtctagcatgcttcgtagtattcgccacgtactgctcgttcccagagttcctgacagggttccacagaacgtcgcctactcgtttttagcgagctcgttggcatggccttgggcttgctctgcgaagagagcgatgcgttgtctcaggtgtttgtttagacgttgccttttccacctcttggccagtttccgcctctcttcccataggctgaccaggtgagagtctatcaccggcacctccgctgtacgctcattggctttagtggtgtccccgtgtgctcgtcgaaggaattcggtccattctcgcatgttggtcggggctgtatccgactcctccagagctctctggagttttctataatgaggccagtcagttaatttagtctttcctattgttctccgtatgttgggcgtggagagcgctactcggattatgtcgtgatcgcttcccaaattttcatcaaaggaaacccattgtgggtctctgatgtttattgtaaaggcacggtcgggcgccgtgtctctactgacgctgttacccgtgcgcgtcggtttgccgatctgattgattgcccgtaagcccaaggccgttgcggtgcgctcgagtaggaacccattgggcgacgttttcgcgtatccccatagtatgtgggtgcattaaagtcacccactatcaccgccttatccctggtgcccgctaaatcttttgttgctgagagaatgtggggtaggtcgttccctttgcttttgggaggactgtacagatttgtgattagtgtgtgtgccttacttcgtttctttggcatcacactgataactatggaattggtctctccctcagttggcggaagtgttaataattgagcgtttatcgacttgctcaccagcgtggcgaccttcgaattttgaggatcgctcagagtgtagtatccctgcaatttggccggcttggccccgacctcctgcagacatatcacgtccggagcgattccggagtttttgataaactggtggaacactgccgctttcctggagaaggagcggcagttccattgccatatctctaattggtctgaattttgtattcgttgcgatttcttagcctgattagccatgttgcctactcttattttaagcccgtgacgtttccgtgtccgagccgtcggattctgttacgcagtggcttattttagtttttgccgaacccgctcctatcgcaattgcgcgtttttggtgggaacagccttcgagactgccctaagctgttccgccacgaaccccttgtgtttctcgaagtccttcgtgcactgttgttgaaattccgtgaacctttgggtaattaatgccatcatttcatgcataaatattttcaagttttccgcgatcattgtctggatctgcgctgccgttatctccgc
This genomic window from Dermacentor albipictus isolate Rhodes 1998 colony chromosome 9, USDA_Dalb.pri_finalv2, whole genome shotgun sequence contains:
- the LOC139049986 gene encoding zinc finger protein 32-like — its product is MNKYRAVDSTRQLHDIETSGMAEESSNEYTPLDLSMKGEAILQDTETSGMAEESSNEYTPLDLSMKGEAMPSTSRDGTQGTSSAVDAYRTIADYALPYQGVTQHTPMTEETCNVDGAPDNGSRSCQPLGSIRGIDIVRPTTIHARMEEASANIEDGAMNATGSVEREQQESSGVSAKVSSRRDTLQGLTYEHARALSSVKKSSRQCEKCGKWLSSAGCLTVHYRTHTGEKPYKCEICGKSVASTSHLRSHQRIHTGVKPHTCQICTKAFKNKAELKGHLISHSNDRPLVCDICNLSFKRNSELLRHRKRIHEGKLPYECKKCGFRSSKKGSIDAHVCKNIRCELCKASFTDAPQLIAHLVVHTGGGGGQS